In Motacilla alba alba isolate MOTALB_02 chromosome 21, Motacilla_alba_V1.0_pri, whole genome shotgun sequence, the following are encoded in one genomic region:
- the VAMP3 gene encoding vesicle-associated membrane protein 3 isoform X1, which yields MSANVSGSSNMAAGSNRRLQQTQHQVDEVVDIMRVNVDKVLERDQKLSELDDRADALQAGASQFETSAAKLKRKYWWKNCKMWAILIGVVVIIIIIIIVWSVYS from the exons AT GTCGGCCAATGTCTCTGGGAGCTCAAATatggctgctggcagcaatCGCCGGCTCCAGCAAACCCAGCACCAAGTAGATGAG GTGGTGGACATCATGAGGGTGAACGTGGACAAGGTGCTGGAGCGGGATCAGAAGCTGTCGGAGCTGGATGACCGCGCGGACGCCCTGCAAGCTGGGGCCTCCCAGTTCGAGACCAGCGCGGCCAAGCTGAAGAGGAAGTACTGGTGGAAGAACTGCAAG aTGTGGGCAATATTGATAGGTGTTGTTgtcattatcatcatcatcattattg TCTGGAGTGTGTATTCATGA
- the PER3 gene encoding period circadian protein homolog 3 isoform X10, with amino-acid sequence MPPAPWRSADPRWTRASAEAAARSTARLGPGPGPGGRRRRPGGLRALGARRAREAAPAGPSCTAPSPAAARPPKKPTGTGQRAGMRSAGRGAGAGRCAGPVLRGSGGHGPRRVQVRRARGCSRLREQLNWSQSHRDMMMMIQEMKRCLPEEKRSSNKPSTISALNYALQCVQQVQANNDFFQALNDRRVFQADVVTYSIEELVAVASEHTPKNTDTFVAVFSLLSGRIVHISEQAASILNCKKKVLDSSRFVELLVPQDVSVFYTHTDQSHLPLWNMESQTASPYEYAQVKSFFCRIRGGKDPEQEARCYPFRITPYLVHVCTSVHVDAESCCLALAEKIHSGYEAPRIPMDKRIFTTTHTPGCVFLDIDDRAVPLLGYLPQDLIGTSILMYLHPEDRPLMITIHRKILKFAGQPPFEHLPIRFCTQNGDYVILDTSWSSFVNPWSRKVVFIIGRHKVRTEILLALSRSPLNEDVFAPRSKETSSVEKEIRELQGQIYKLLLQPVHSNVSSGYGSLGSSGSYEHYISIASSSDSNGNCAEETQEPMTLQQVCADVNRIKNLGQQLYIASRSKPQSANEQAVSSEVLGGKRHPASCFLQTLRGDSTEPGNTFYDDPKKAPHVPSYQQINCVDSIIRYLESCSIPALKRKCKSSANTSSSSSEDDKQVQQSQQEVRALEDTAMLSAVESHTPISAGLEETLKDQTTAGMVGAPLADLTLSNKAPSVISVTSQCSYSSTIVHVPHPESEVTTMEDAAVGSEQIELPPVNAQSLTVLPEDFKPVGLTKETLSAHTQKEEQNYVDKFRQRVLLSPFRTYLQQGSGSNNRHSCGQGDSPSKQMSPANCKKGKHGKFKRQKPQRQCSDSHSSSKNRNSLPWEKRTNQKQLFSPSEVSYLSSSSLNVHPPVGFPAYLNPVSTFPASSGGEQLALRSSQPQSMSSSQLCCGTQSYPVFYPPNIGTFMAVFFQGFPMYAQMPQHVFLPSPQCVYPPSSYPCTTLPPAPPPCAPSPVAPRSVDQPFPASPHSSVEDQQEGQCDQALLLSSSRSSSPLQLNLLQEELPKPMELSISADVKPHAEDKHGCS; translated from the exons ATGCCCCCCGCGCCGTGGCGCTCAGCGGATCCGCGATGGACGCGAGCGAGCGCCGAGGCGGCAGCGCGGAGCACGGCGCGGCTCGGGCctgggccggggccgggcgggaggcggcggcgcccggGGGGGCTGCGGGCGCTCGGTGCGCGGCGTGCGCGGGAAGCGGCCCCGGCGGGACCGAGCTGCACAGCCCCGAGTCCGGCGGCGGCCCGGCCGCCGAAAAAGCCAACAGGTACCGGGCAGCGCGCGGGGATGCgctcggcggggcggggagcgggagcCGGGCGCTGCGCGGGGCCTGTGCTGCGGGGCTCCGGCGGTCACGGGCCGCGGCGTGTGCAGGTGCGGCGAGCGCGGGGCTGCTCGCGGCTCCG CGAGCAGCTGAATTGGAGCCAGTCACACAGAgatatgatgatgatgatccAAGAAATGAAAAGGTGTTTGCCTGAAGAGAAAAGGAGTTCGAACAAGCCCAGTACCATCAGTGCTCTCAACTACGCCTTGCAGTGTGTCCAGCAGGTCCAAG cAAACAATGACTTTTTCCAGGCTCTGAATGACCGAAGAGTGTTTCAGGCAGATGTGGTGACATACAGCATAGAAGAGTTGGTGGCAGTTGCATCTGAACACACTCCAAAAAACACT gacaCGTTTGTGgctgtattttctttgctgtctggACGCATAGTGCATATTTCTGAGCAGGCAGCATCTATTCTGAACTGTAAGAAGAAAGTGCTGGACTCGTCCCGGTTTGTGGAGCTGCTTGTCCCTCAGGATGTGAGTGTGTTCTACACACACACTGATCAGTCTCACCTGCCCCTTTGGAACATGGAGAGTCAGACAG CTTCTCCATATGAATATGCCCAGGTGAAATCCTTTTTCTGCAGGATCAG ggGTGGGAAAGATCCAGAACAAGAAGCGCGTTGTTACCCCTTCCGAATCACCCCATACTTGGTCCACGTGTGCACTTCTGTCCATGTGGATGCAGAGTCCTGCTGCTTAGCTTTGGCTGAGAAAATCCACTCTGGATATGAAG CTCCTCGAATTCCTATGGATAAAAGAATATTCACCACCACACACACCCCTGGATGTGTTTTTCTGGACATAGATGACAG AGCAGTGCCTTTGCTGGGTTACTTACCTCAGGATTTAATTGGAACATCCATACTGATGTACTTGCACCCCGAAGATCGGCCCTTGATGATCACTATTCACCGGAAGA taCTGAAATTCGCTGGCCAGCCCCCTTTTGAACATTTACCTATTAGATTTTGTACTCAAAATGGGGATTATGTCATACTGGACACCAGCTGGTCCAGTTTTGTGAATCCTTGGAGCAGGAAAGTTGTGTTCATCATTGGCCGACACAAAGTGCGGAC TGAAATACTGTTGGCTCTCTCCAGAAGCCCTCTGAATGAAGATGTCTTTGCCCCAAGAAGTAAAGAAACGAGCAGCGTGGAGAAAGAGATAAGAGAATTACAAGGACAAATTTACAAACTGCTTCTGCAG CCAGTTCACAGCAATGTTTCCAGTGGTTATGGAAGCCTTGGAAGCAGTGGCTCTTACGAGCACTACATCAGCATAGCATCTTCAAGTGACTCCAATGGGAACTGTGCAGAGGAAACACAGGAACCA ATGACATTGCAACAAGTTTGTGCAGATGTCAACCGAATAAAGaacctggggcagcagctgtaCATTGCATCGAGGAGCAAGCCACAGAGTGCAAATGAACAGGCTGTGAGCTCAGAAGTTTTGGGAG GGAAGAGGCACCCTGCTTCCTGTTTCCTTCAGACACTGAGAGGGGATAGCACAGAACCAGGCAACACATTTTATGATGATCCAAAGAAGGCTCCACATGTTCCTTCCTATCAGCAGATCAATTGTGTTGATAGTATCATCAG ATATCTAGAGAGCTGCAGTATTCCAGCattgaaaaggaaatgtaaatCTTCTGCAAATACATCATCGTCATCTTCAGAAGATGACAAACAAGTCCAGCAGAGTCAGCAGGAAGTCAGGGCACTGGAAG ATACTGCTATGCTGTCAGCAGTTGAGTCCCACACGCCAATATCTGCTGGTCTGGAAGAGACGCTGAAAGACCAGACAACTGCAGGCATGGTGGGAGCTCCTCTGGCAGACCTGACCCTGTCCAACAAGGCTCCAAGTGTCATATCTGTCACCAGCCAGTGCAGCTACAGCAGCACTATAGTGCATGTCCCACACCCTGAATCAG AAGTGACCACAATGGAGGATGCTGCTGTTGGAAGTGAACAGATTGAGCTGCCTCCTGTGAATGCTCAGAGTCTCACAGTGCTGCCTGAGGACTTCAAGCCAGTTGGGCTAACAAAAGAGACGTTGTCAGCCCACACTCAAAAGGAGGAGCAGAACTATGTTGACAAGTTCCGACAGAGGGTCTTGCTCTCTCCATTTAGGACTTACCTTCAACAAGGAAGTGGAAGTAACAACAGACATTCCTGTGGCCAAG gTGATTCCCCTTCAAAGCAGATGAGCCCAGCTAACtgtaaaaaaggaaagcatggaaAATTCAAGCGCCAGAAACCTCAGAGACAGTGCTCAGATAGCCACTCTTCtagtaaaaatagaaatagtCTTCCATGGGAGAAGAGAACAAATCAGAAACAGTTGTTCTCTCCCTCAGAAGTGTCCTATCTGAGCTCCTCCAGTCTGAATGTCCATCCTCCTGTGGGATTTCCTGCCTATTTGAATCCAGTGTCTACTTTTCCAGCCTCTTCTGGAGGAGAGCAGCTTGCCCTTCGCTCATCACAACCCCAGTCCATGTCCTcatcacagctgtgctgtggaacaCAGTCATACCCAGTCTTTTATCCCCCAAACATAGGCACGTTTATGGCTGTATTTTTTCAGGGTTTCCCCATGTATGCTCAGATGCCTCAGCATGTCTTTCTCCCTAGCCCTCAGTGTGTTTATCCCCCCTCTTCATATCCATGCACCACGTTacctccagcacctcctccttGTGCCCCATCACCTGTAGCACCACGCTCTGTGGATCAGccctttccagcctctcctcactCATCTGTGGAGGACCAGCAAGAGGGCCAGTGTGAccaagccctgctgctgagcagctcgAGGAGCAGCTCCCCACTTCAGCTGAATTTGCTTCAAGAAGAGCTGCCAAAACCTATGGAGCTTTCCATTAGTGCTGATGTTAAGCCACATGCAGAAGATAAACAC ggatgcagctAA
- the VAMP3 gene encoding vesicle-associated membrane protein 3 isoform X2 encodes MAAGSNRRLQQTQHQVDEVVDIMRVNVDKVLERDQKLSELDDRADALQAGASQFETSAAKLKRKYWWKNCKMWAILIGVVVIIIIIIIVWSVYS; translated from the exons atggctgctggcagcaatCGCCGGCTCCAGCAAACCCAGCACCAAGTAGATGAG GTGGTGGACATCATGAGGGTGAACGTGGACAAGGTGCTGGAGCGGGATCAGAAGCTGTCGGAGCTGGATGACCGCGCGGACGCCCTGCAAGCTGGGGCCTCCCAGTTCGAGACCAGCGCGGCCAAGCTGAAGAGGAAGTACTGGTGGAAGAACTGCAAG aTGTGGGCAATATTGATAGGTGTTGTTgtcattatcatcatcatcattattg TCTGGAGTGTGTATTCATGA